A window of the Henckelia pumila isolate YLH828 chromosome 3, ASM3356847v2, whole genome shotgun sequence genome harbors these coding sequences:
- the LOC140888575 gene encoding peroxidase 43-like codes for MAHGCVLIVILTLVRISQGQLQVGFYANTCPDVEAIVTGVVREAVASDQTAAPALLRLHFHDCFVQGCEGSILIDNGSPADEKNAFEHQGVRGFDVIEKAKSQLESACPGVVSCADIVALAARDAIVLAKGPSYEVETGRRDGMVSDTKMADNMPDVSDSIQKLKHKFLEKGLTEKDLVILSAAHTIGTTACFFMTSRLYTFSGSAGSDPSIIPEFLPELKSKCPQNGDVNVRLPMDRGSGDTFDNQILQNIRGGFAVLQSDASLYQDEATQSVVDSYFESSSATSAPSFEADFADSIVKLGRIGVLTGSEGKIRAVCKSF; via the exons ATGGCACATGGTTGTGTATTAATTGTAATTCTCACTTTAGTGCGGATTTCGCAAGGTCAGCTCCAAGTAGGCTTTTATGCCAACACATGCCCCGACGTCGAGGCTATAGTCACCGGCGTTGTGCGCGAAGCCGTCGCCTCCGACCAAACCGCCGCCCCTGCCTTGCTCAGGCTTCATTTCCACGACTGCTTTGTTCAG ggATGCGAAGGGTCGATTCTGATAGATAATGGAAGCCCAGCAGATGAAAAGAATGCATTCGAGCATCAAGGTGTTAGAGGGTTTGATGTCATCGAGAAGGCGAAATCCCAGCTGGAATCGGCCTGCCCCGGAGTCGTTTCTTGTGCAGATATCGTTGCTTTGGCCGCCAGAGATGCTATAGtattg GCGAAGGGGCCATCGTACGAGGTGGAAACAGGGAGAAGGGATGGTATGGTTTCTGATACAAAAATGGCGGACAATATGCCGGATGTCAGTGATTCCATTCAGAAGCTTAAACACAAGTTCTTGGAGAAGGGATTGACGGAGAAGGATCTTGTTATTCTCAGTG CTGCACATACAATTGGTACCACAGCATGCTTCTTCATGACCTCAAGGCTCTACACGTTCTCCGGCAGTGCCGGATCCGACCCATCTATTATTCCGGAGTTCTTACCGGAGTTGAAATCTAAGTGCCCGCAAAACGGAGACGTTAATGTTCGGTTGCCGATGGACCGGGGCAGCGGCGATACATTCGACAACCAAATATTGCAGAACATCAGAGGTGGCTTCGCTGTGTTGCAATCTGATGCTAGCCTCTACCAAGATGAGGCCACGCAGAGTGTTGTGGACTCATATTTTGAGTCGTCTAGCGCAACGTCGGCGCCGTCGTTCGAGGCAGATTTTGCCGATTCCATCGTGAAATTGGGTAGAATTGGTGTGTTGACGGGATCCGAAGGAAAAATTAGAGCTGTTTGCAAATCTTTTTAG